From Glycine soja cultivar W05 chromosome 4, ASM419377v2, whole genome shotgun sequence, the proteins below share one genomic window:
- the LOC114410722 gene encoding uncharacterized protein LOC114410722, which yields MAGQNDRTIADALQALAQAIGNPNRGEAGGVVEYQGLDRFQRNNPPSFSGGYNPDGTRNWIREIEKIFRVMACPEGQKVAFGTYTLAEEAEYWWENTRQCLEAEGQNVTWDVFKRVFLEKYFPEDVRNKKEMEFLEKYFTMMA from the coding sequence ATGGCTGGACAAAATGATCGTACGATAGCGGATGCTCTTCAAGCCTTAGCTCAGGCTATAGGGAATCCAAACAGGGGAGAAGCTGGTGGAGTTGTTGAGTACCAGGGGTTGGATCGCTTCCAACGAAACAATCCTCCTTCTTTCAGTGGGGGATACAACCCTGATGGTACTCGGAACTGGATAAgggaaattgagaaaatttttCGAGTTATGGCATGTCCGGAGGGGCAAAAGGTTGCTTTTGGTACATATACTCTAGCAGAAGAAGCTGAGTATTGGTGGGAGAATACTCGCCAATGCCTAGAGGCTGAAGGTCAAAATGTGACCTGGGATGTCTTCAAGAGGGTATTTTTGGAGAAATACTTTCCTGAAGATGTTAGGAACAAGAAAGAGATGGAGTTCTTGGAGAAATACTTTACAatgatggcataa